The nucleotide sequence CCGACCGCGTAGGCGTTTTTGGGCCGCGCAGGGCGGCCCAAAAACGACGGGCAACGGAAGATCTTTCTTAACCCGAACACGCGACCCACGAAGGGCCAAGAACACCGACTGTCCCAGCGCCCGGCGCTAAGGCAACCCGTGAGTCCGGCGGGGGAGATGCCTGTCGGGGCCGGCCCGTCCGAGGGCGCGCGAGGGCTTCCGTACGCAGGACGGCCGGGCAAAAAAGCGGCAAGAAAAACACCGCCCGTTCGGCCGCCGAAGGAGGAAGACGAAGCGGAAGTCCAGGGCGAAGGCCCTGGACCGCCCGAGCGGGCCGGACACGACAGGCATCTCCCCCGACGGACGGCACGAGCAAGACGCCCCGCGACGGCCTCACCGACGGACGGCATAAGCAAGACGCCCCGCGACGGCCTCACCGACGGACGGCACGAGCAAGACGCCCCGCGACGGCCTCACCGACGGACGGCATAAGCAAGACGCCCCGCGACGGCCTCATCGACGGACGGCATAAGCAAGACGCCCCGCAACGGCCTCACCGACGGACGGCATAAGCAAGACGCCCCACAGCGGCCTCATCGACGAACGGCAATAGCAAGCCCATCACCGACTGCATCATCGACGATCAGCCCAAGCAAGATGGCGTGCAACGGCCACCCCGCTGGATGAGATTCCGCGCTCTAATACCCCGTATGCAGATCGACTTCCTTGGCATGCAGGCTTTTCTGGCGATCGTGGAGCAAGGCGGCTTCCAGCAGGCCGCCGCGCATCTGTGCCTGTCGCAGACCGCCGTCAGCCACCGTATCCGTAAGTTGGAGGCCAGTCTCGGCGTCACGCTGCTGGCCCGCACCACACGCGACGTTACGCTGACCGACGCGGGCCGGGCGCTACTGCCGCGCGTACGCAGCGCCATGCGGGAGTTCGAGCTTTCCTATGATGCGCTGCGCCAGCACAGCAAAACAGCGCCGCAATGGCTGGCCTTCGGCTGCCTTCCCACGCTGGCGGCCCACCGTATCGCGCCTGCGCTGGCGCGCTTCCGGGAGCTTCATCCCGCCATCGCCGTCCGCGTGTTCGATAACTCCATCCAGGAAATCGCCGAACTCACCCACGCCGAGACGACTCTCTTCGGCATCTCCGTCGCCACCGCCAATCCGTACAACCTGGCCGTCGATCCCTTCGCCGACGAACCCTTCGTGCTGGTTTGCCGGCCCGACCATCCCCTGGCCAAGCGGCGCGCCGTGCGTTGGGACCAGCTGAAAGGCGAAACCTTGATCCGCATCAGCCTGCCCGCCGGGAACAGCACCGCCATCGACGACGCCCTGGGCCAGCGGCGACTGCCGCTGCGCTGGGCCTATGAATCGCAGCATACGGCCGTCGCCCTGAGCTTCGTGCGGGAGGGACTGGGCCTGACCGTCGTCCCCGCCTTGTCGGTGGGCGCGGGCGATGGCCTGGTGGCGCGGCCCTTGCTGCAGCCCAGCATCGCGCGCCGCCTGGCCGTCCTGACCCGCAGGGGGGCCGTGCTCTCCGGCCCGGCGCAGGTCCTGCGCGATCTGCTCGTGGCCGCGCTGTGCGCCGGCCTCCCGCCACAGGACGATGAACCGGACGAATAAATCGTCCAAAACAATTCATTTGTGCGGCCCGGGCCGCCTGCCTAGACTCCCTGGTCAACAGAGTGCCGCCAACGGACGAGATGCCCGCGCGGCACATAACGATTCCAGGGAGACGCTCATGATCCGATCCATCGCGCAGGCCAGCGCGAGCGCCATCGCGCAGGGCATCGCAACCATCGTCCGGCGGGCGGCATATGGCGTCGCGGTGTCGGCGGGCTTGCTGGCCGTCGCCGCGCCCGTGGCGCACGCACGCTATCCCAGCCAGCCCATCCGCATCATCGTCCCCTTTGGCCCGGGCGGCCTGGCGGATATCTCCATGCGGCTTGTCGCGCAAAAAATGGGCGAGCGCTACGGCGAGAAGATGATTGTCGAAAACCGCCCCGGCGCCGGCGGCATCGTCGCGGGCAGCGCCACGCTGAATGCGGCCCGCGACGGCTACACCTTCATCGCGTTCTCCAACGGCACCGCCATCAGCAAATCGCTGTTCAAGCTGCCCTATGACCCCGTGACCGACTTTACGCCGGTATCGACGGTCGCGTACTTCGACCTGATCCTGGTGACCAAGGCCAACGGGTCCCTGCATTCCGTGGCCGACGTCCTTGCCGAGGCCAGGAAACGCCCCATCGTACTGGGCACCATCAACCCCGGCAGCACGCAGAATCTCTCGGCCGAGCTCTTCAAGTCCACCTCGGGCCTGAACGCCTCCATCATCCCCTTCAAGACCACGTCGGACGTCGTCGCCGCCTTGATCCGCGGCGATGTCGACGTCGCCTTCGAATCGTATGCCGCGGTCAAGGGCATCGTCGATGCGGGACAGATCGTCCCCATCGCCGCCACCGGCACCAAGCGGTCCGACTGGCTGCCCAAGGTGCCCACCGTGCGGGAAAGCGGCCTGGATTACGACGTGACGGGATGGAACGCGATTTTCGCGGCCAAGGGCGTGCCCGACGAGGCGGTACAGCTTATCAACAGCCAGCTGAACGAAGTCCTGCGCATGCCCGAGGTCAAGCAGCGCTTCCTGGACCTGGGCACCGAAGCCAAGGGCAGCACGCCCGCCGAGATCGGCGCCATCCTGCGTGGCGACGTCGACAAGTGGGGCAAGGTGATCCAGCAGGCCGGCATACAGCGCCAATAAAGTCCAAAGAAACGCGCGAGGGGTGCGGGGCAGCGCCGATAGCGCCTGCCCCCGCCGGCCGCCGCGCCGCTAACACGGAGTTTTCACATGAGCAGCATCGCGTACCCACAGGAAGGCCTTCTGGTCGACACCCACGTGCATGTCTTCAAACAGGACATGCCGCTGATCCCAAACCCGCGGCACAGCCCCAGCTACAGCTTTACCGTCGAACAGCTGACGGATGTGATGGACCGGCACGGCGTGCGGTACGCCGTCATCGCGGCGGCCAGCCCCTGGGGCGACTACAACGATTATGTGATCGACTCGGTGCGTGGCAACCCGCGGCTGCGCGGCACCATCATCGCCGAGCCCTCCATCGAGCGAGCGGTGCTGGACCAGATGGACCGCGACGGGATCGTGGGCGTGCGCCTTCCCTTCATCAGCATGCCGCAGTTGCCCGACCTGGATAGCTGGGACTATCGCAAGTTCCTGCGCCGCCTGGTGGACCTGGACTGGCATGTGCACGTGCACATCGACGGCCCGCGCCTGCCGCTGGTGCTGCCTTTCCTGCAACGGTCGGGCGTGAAGATCGTGATCGACCACATCGGCCGGCCCGATCCGGTCAAGGGGATAGAGAGCGAAGGCTTTCGCGCCATGGTGGAATCCGTGGAGCTGGGGCGCACCTGGGTCAAATTGTCCGGCGCCTATCGCCTGGGCGATTACGCATTGGGCTGCGCGCGGGAGCTTTGCCGCCGCGTCGGCTATGAAAAGATGTTGTGGGCCAGCGATTGTCCCTTCGTCGGCGGGGAGAAGGATACCGATTACCGCCGCGCCATCGACTGGCTCAAGCAGGCGATCCCGGACGACGATGCGCGGCGGCGCGTCTACGGGCCGAACGCGCTGGAGCTGTACTTCTCTTGAGCGCGGCGCCTGCGGCCGCGCGGTGCATCCGGGCGCTTCGCCGGGGATGCCGCGCCGCCCCGCGCCGCGAACCGATGGATCAACCGTCCGTTTCCAGCCGTTCCAGCGCGGCGATGATGGTTGCGTCGTCGCCCGCGCGCACGCTCAGCGCGACATAGGCGTCCGGACGCACCAGATAGACGTGGCCGGCCTGCCAGGCCGGGTCGGCGGCCGCGATGGCCGCGACGGCGATGGAGCGCGCGCCCTGGGGCAGGTCCACGGCCGGCGCGTCCACCGACAGCACGACGAAGCGGCCGGTGCCCAGCAGGTCGTACAGGCCTCGGGCGTCGGCATCGCCGGCGCGCAGCGCGATATCCGGCGCGCGGTCGCCGGGCGCCGGCCGTTCCGCCGCGCCGCGCGGGGACTGCGTCAGCGGGCTGCCTTCCCGGTAGTGCAGGTCGACCTCGGTCAGTTGATCCACCATGCGCTGGCGCAGGGCCGGGATGCGGGAGAGTGTTCCCGCCGCCAGGTTGCGCAATTCGCGCAGCACGGGATTGCGCAGCAGCGCGATCCGCGTCATGTTCCCGGCGTTGCGCAATACCTGGTCGCCCACGGCGCTGCGTTCCGGCGAATAGCTGTCCAGCAGCGACGGGGCGGCGTGGCCGTGCCAGACCATGGCCAGCTTCCATGCCAGGTTGAAGGCGTCCTGCATGCCGGTATTCATGCCCTGGCCACCGGCCGGGCTGTGCACGTGCGCGGCATCGCCCGACAGGAATACGCGGCCGTGCCGGTATTCCTTGACCTTGCGTTCGTTGATGCGAAAGCCGCTGAGCCAGTAGGGATCGTAGGCGCGCAAGCCCTTGGGGCCGCGCTGGTCCAGGACTTCCTGCATCCCGGCCAGCGTGGGGGCGGCCGGGGCCTGGGCCGACGACGTGCCGATATCCGCGATGACCCGGAAGCGCTTGCCGCCCATGGGAAACAGCACCAGCACGCCCTGCGGCACCCAGCAGATGGTCAGCTCGTCCTGCGCGACTTCGCCGTCGATGTAGGTGTCCGCCAGGATCCAGTCGGACGGCATGGTGTTGCCCTCGAAGGGCGCGTCCAGTGCGTGGCGGACGGTACTGTGCGCGCCGTCGCAACCGCAGAGATAGGCCGCTTCGACGGTTTCCTGGCGGCCGTCGGGATGGCGCAGCGTGGCGATGACCCCATCGGCTTGTTCCTGGAACGCCACCAGCTCCACCCGGCGTTCGACCTGAAGGCCCAGGCCGGCGAGCTGTTCTTCCAGCACGCGTTCGGTCTCGCTCTGCGGGATCATCAGCGCGTAGTCGTACGTGCTGCGCGCGATATCGAAGCGGACGTGGGCCAGCATATCCCCGTCGGCGAAGATGCGCGCGCCGCGGCAGCGCATGCCCGCGCCGATAAAGGCGGCCGTGCAGCCCTGGATGGCCATCAGCTCCAGCGTGCGCGGCCACATCACCAGGGCCTTGGACTTGTCGCTGCGGGCACTGGATTTGTCGACGATGCGAACGTCCACGCCGCGGCGCTTCAGCGACATCGCAAGCGTCAATCCGACCGGACCCGCGCCGGCGATCAAGATGGGGTGGTTCATGTGGGGATATCCTCCGCGGTATTGGGAGCGGCCGGCAGGCCGGATTATTCGGCGCAGCCAGCAGGCCGCATTATTCGGGACGGCGCGCGGGCCGCATTATTCGCCTTCCCAGTAGTCCAGGCTGTCGGATGCCTTGCCCATGAAGGCGAAGCCGTCGGCCATGTCCAGCACGCCGAATTTGCCGGTGTCGGGATAGTGGCAAAGCTCGGGCGCCACGGCGGTGCTGACCGCCAATATGCGCAAGGGCAGGTCACCCGTGTTCAGGATCTGATGCGCGCCCTCCGGCCCGCTCGCCGGACAGGCGATGACGTCGCCGGCACGCAGCGGCTGCCGCGATGCGCCGTAGCGCAATTCGCCGCTGCCTTCGATCACGAAGAACATTTCCTCGTTCGCGCGGTGGCAATGAAACGGAAAGGCGCGCTTGCCCGGCGCGATCTCGGTGACGTTGTAGCCCAGCTTGCTCGCACCCAGCGCCCGGCCGATCGGCGCCATCCGGCCGCCGTAGCGGTCCGCGGGGATCTCCGAACCGTATTGGCGGGACAGGTCGGCGAGATCGATGTATTGCGCATCGGCGATATTGAGCACAGGATGGGTCACGGCGGATCTCCGCGGAATGGTGAGCCGTAACTTTACGCAGGGCATTGCGACGCCGCAATGGCAGCCGGCCGGCCCGTGCCGGACATGGCGGGCGCCAAGCGCCGGCAGGCTCCGCTTTGCCCGGGCCGGCAACAGGGTTGTGCGGCCTCGCCCGCGTCCCGCCGCGCTACTATCCGCCGGGTCTACGCGCAGGCCGGCATGCGGCCGGCCTGTGTTTTCCCAAAAAATGGAGCGAACCAAATGCCCTTGTCGATGTACCAGGCTTCCATCCCCGTTTTCGTCCGCGCGCTCAACGTGCTGAATGGCCTGCTGGACAAGGCCGAGGCGCATGCCAGCCAGAACGGGCTGGCGCTGTCCACGCTGGTAGAGGCGCGCCTGGCGCCCGATATGTATCCGCTGTCCGGCCAGATCCAGCGCGCCAGCGATGCGTCGAAATTCGCGGTCAAGCGCCTGAGCGGCCTGGACGCGCCCAGCTTCGAGGACGTGGAGACCACCTTTCCCGAACTGCGCAAGCGCATCGCCGACACGATCGCCTGGCTCGAAAGCGTACCCGCGTCCGCGCTGGAAGGCAGCGAGAACAGGACGGTGCAGCTCAGCTTCGGCGATTTCAAGCCGTCCTTCCAGGGCGATGCCTACCTGCTGTCCTTCGCGCTGCCGAACTTCTATTTCCATATCACCACGGCCTACGACATCCTGCGCCATTGCGGCGTGCCGATCGGCAAGCTGGACTTCCTGGGGCCGTACTCCGCCTGACCTGCCGCGCCGCCGGCGGCCGCCCGCGGCCACGGCCAGGCTTCAGCCAAGGTCCACCGGCGGCCGCAGGCCCGGCGATGTGCTACAGCGGCGTTACGGTCCCGCGATTGCCCCGTCCCGCCGGCGGGCTTACCATCGGTACTACCATGGCGTCGCCCGGCCCGTAGCCGGCCTGGCGATGCACCCCCGAAGCGCGGCATGGGGCGCGGCGCCGCCCGCCCCGGATACTTCGACGGAGGCCAGACCGCATGCGCGACGCACCGCTATTCCTGTTCGACGTCGATAACACCCTGTTCGATAACGACCGCATGAATCGCGACCTGGACGAGCGGCTGCGCGACGTCCTGGGCCAGCATGCGGTGCAGCAATACCGCCAGGTCTACGAGCGCCGCCGCGACGAAGCCGGCTATGCCGACTACCTGGGCAGCCTGCAGGCCTTGCGCATACCTGGCGTCAACGACGCCCAGCTGGTCCAGGTGTCCACCTTCCTGATGGAGTATCCCTTCCCGCGCGGCGTCTTTCCCGGCGCCCTGGATGTCCTGGCCCGCGCCCGCAATGCCGTGATCTTTTCCGACGGCGACGTGGTGTTCCAGCCGCACAAGATCCGCGCCGCCGGCTTGTGGGATGCGGTGGACGGCCGCGTCATGATCCACGTGCACAAGGAAAAGATGCTGGAACAGGTGGCCAGCGCGCATCCGGCGTCCCGCTACGTGATGGTGGACGACAAGCTGCGCCTGCTGGCGGCCATCAAGCAGGCCTGGGGCGACAAGGTCACCACCGTCTTCGTGCGCCAGGGGCACTACGCCGCCGACGCCCAGGCCAATGCCGGCTATCCACCCGCCGACATGACGCTGGACCACATCGGCCAGCTGGCCGACGCCGATATCCCCGGACGGGCATGATGCCGCGTGCCCGCGTCGATCGTCCTTGCCCAGGAGGCTGCCATGCAACCCGGTTATGACCAAGCCTTGTACCTGCTGCCCTTCGATCACCGCAACTCGTACGTCAAAAGCATGTTCAACCTGAAGCCGCCCTTGACCGCGGCGCAGCAGGCGCAGGTCGAGGACAGCAAAAAACTGATCTACGAAGGTTTCCTGCAGGCGGCGGGCGGCGGCCTGGCCAAGGAAAAGGCCGGCGTACTGGTCGACGAGGAATTCGGCGCGGCCATCCTGCGCGATGCCCGGCAGCGCGGCTACGTGACCGCGATGTCCGTGGAGCGCAGCGGATCCGACGAGTTCCACTTCGAGTACGGGGACGATTATGCGGACCATATCGAGGAATTCGATCCCGCCTTCGCCAAGGTGCTGGTTCGCTATAACCCGCAGGACGACGACGCCATGAACCAGCGCCAGGCGGGCCGCCTGCGCGCCTTGTCGGAATACTGCCGCGGCGCCGGCCGGCGGCTGATGTTCGAACTGCTGGTGCCGGCCACCGAAGCGCAGATGGCCAGCGTCAACGGCGACAAGGAAGCCTACGACCTGCGCCTGCGGCCCACCCTGATGATAGAGGCCATGCGCGCGCTGCAAGAGGCCGGCGTGGAGCCCGACGTCTGGAAGATCGAAGGGCTGGATCGCCGCGAGGACTGCGAACGTGTGGTGAGGCAGGCCCGCCGCGGGGGGCGCGACCGCGTCAGCTGCATCGTGCTGGGCCGCGGCGCGGACGACGACAAGGTACGCGCCTGGCTGGAGACGGCCGCGCCGGTTCCGGGTTTTATCGGCTTTGCCGTGGGCCGCACCAGCTTCTTCAGCGCGGTGGCCGATTACGTGTCCGGCAAGAGCAGCCGGGAGGACGCCGCCCGCCGCATCGCGACGCAATACGCCGCCTGGGTGGATATCTTCGAACGCGCGCGCGACGCGCGGCCGGCCGCGTGAATCGGCGACAGCTGTCCGTCAGGAACAGCGCCGCGGCAATCTGCCGCTAGCGCAACTTGCCGCGGCGCGCCCGCTTGTCCTGGTACATGGCGCGATCCGCACCCCGCGACGGGGATTCCTGCCGGTGGACCCCGCCAGACGGTGGCGTCACGCCGCTGTAGGCCTCAGGTTTAGATCGAAGGGCGTAGGCGCGGAGGCTTGCGGAAGCGGCCACGCCCCTGTCCAATTCGCGGCAGCGGCCATGACGCGTGCGCGCCGCGCGGAACCTTTGCGCGCGGCGGCGGTCCGTCACCCGTCCCGGATCCGGGGTCCAGTCCATGTCCACAAGGAGCTGTCTATGAACCGATCCACGCGTTTACGTATGGCTGGAGCCGCCGCCGGCGCCCTATGCCTGTCCTGGGCCCTGTCCGCCGCCGCGGCGCCGCCTGGGGCCGCTCGTCCTTTCGAGCTGGTGGCCAAGGGCTTGCACGACAACGCCTCGCTCAGCCGCGCCAACGCCGCCAGTGCCAAGGACGCCACCGGTGCGATGTGCGGTGGCGAGAATATTTCGCCCGAACTGTCCTTCAACAACCCGCCCGCCGGCACCAAGAGCTACGCGGTCACCATCTACGATCCGGATGGCGCGATGGGCCTGGGCATCGTGCACTGGGTGGTATACGGCATCCCCGCATCGACCAAGGTCCTGCCGCGCGGGGTAGGGGCCAAGGGGCCGGAAGGCTCGACGCCGGGAACCAACCGCACCGATGGCCCGGGCTACTACGGACCTTGCCCGCCCATGGGCGACAAGCCGCACCACTACATCTTCCAGGCCTATGCGCTGGATCTGGAGCCGGGGGCGCTGAAGGCCGGCTTGAAGCGCGACCAGCTGATCGAGGAAATGCGCGGGCATGTGCTGGCGAGCGCCAGCGTCATGCTGCGCTATGCGCGTCCGGCCAAGCCCGTCGGAAACAAATAAGGCGGGCTCGATAAGACGGGCTCAATAAGACGGGCTCAATAAGGCGGGCTCGATAAGGCGGGCTCGCGGCGCCAAGCACGGAATCGGGCGCGGCCGCGGCGCCGGTGCGCTGTCCCGCGGATACGGCACGGCAAATCAGGACGCCACGCGCCGGCGCTCGCGCAAGGGCAGTATCCATAGCGCGGCGGCCAGCCCCAGGCCGCCGCCCAGCAGCGTCTGCCACGTGCGCGCGGCGAGCAGTTCGATGGAGTGCTGTCCGCTGGCGGCCAGCGTCACCACCAGCGTGAAGGCAAAGGCGCCGCAGGCGACGTCGTAGCGCGTGGGCAGCGCCATGCCATACAGCACCATCGCCAGCGCGCCCGCGGCCCACAGCAGCACGGGTGCGTGGATCGCCAGCGGCAGGCACAGCAGGCCCAGCGGTACGCCGATCATCGTGCCGACGATGCGGCGGCGCACGCGATCCGCCGTTCCCGAGGCGGTGCTGGCCACCACGTAGGTGGCCGCGGTGACGGCCCACACCGACTCGGCCAGGCCGAAGACCAGGTTGATGGCGATGGCGACGATAGCGGCGATGGCGGCCTGTATGCCCATGATGGCCTCGGGTGGCAAGGGCCAGCGTTCCGGAATGTCGGTGGGCGACAGCGCGCCCACGGTCCCCGTGTATTCCAGCTTGCCGGCCAGCAGGCGGGGGATGATGGCCGAGGGAATCGCGATCAGCACGGCTACCGCCACCGACGCGATGTCGGCGGCGACCAGGTTGAAGTTGTACGCCAGGATCTCGCCGATGTAGAGCTGCGAGCCCATGCCCGAGCCCAGAACCCCATAACGCTTCAGGAAGCCCACGAAAAAGGCGCCCACCACCAGCGCGAACTCCGCGCCCGCCGGCATGGCAAGGCGGAACAGCGGCGCAAGGCCGATATACAGCAGCGCGCCCAGGCCTGCCGTGGCGCATAGCACCACCAGGTCGCGGCACGAGGCGGCCGGCGCGGTGCGGGCTTCGGACACGCTGGCCCACAAGGCGTAGGCGCCGGCCATGATGGCCAGTACCGCCGGCGGCAGCTGCAAGGTGGTCAAGGCATGCAGGCCGCCCAGGATGGCGGCGATGCCATAGGCGGCGACCAGCCTCAGGCCCTTGATGCGGCCGTGCCCGTCGGGGTCCAGGTCGCGCAGGCGTCCGAGCATGGAGGCAATCGTCATGGGCAACCCCTGTGGTCAATCGCCGCGGACGGCTGTGCCGCCGCGGTAGCCCAGCGCTTTGCCATTGGCGACGGCATCCAGCGCGGCGATGCAGTCGCGGACGATGCGCGAGGGGCGGCGGTCGGTGGGATACAGCAGCAGGCTACGAAAATACACCGTGGGCGTGAAGGGCTTCAAGACCAGCCCGAGGTTGACGTAGGGATGCGCCGTCAGCGGATTCACCAGGCCGCAGCCCAGCCCCGCCAGGACCATGGCGCACACCGTGGCGGAGAACGGCGTTTCCAGGATCACCTGGGGCTCGGACTCGTGTTCGCGCAGGATCTGGTCCGCCATGCGGCGCGTGGTGTCCTGCGGCGCCAGCGCCACGAAGGGCAGGCCGTGCAAATCCCTGGGCGCGATCCGGTCGCGCTTTTCCAGGGGATGTCCCGGATAAAGGGCGATGTGCGCGCGGTACTTGGCGTATTCGCGGTAATCCACGCCGGTCAGGTCGATTTCGTCGGCGGCCAGGCCCAGGTCGAACTGACCGCTGGCCACCAGGTCGCGGACCTCGGAGGACATGCGCGACTGGAAAGTGATGGCGACACCGGGATGCCGGTTGTGGAAATCGCGCAAAGCCAGGGGCACGAGCGTGTTGGCCAGCGAGGCGAGCGAGGCCAGTTTCAGTTCGCCCGCCCCGAAATCGCGGATGCGGGCCGCGGCATGGCGCAACTGGTCCATGCCGGTGAAGCAGCGTTCCACCTCGCGG is from Bordetella bronchialis and encodes:
- a CDS encoding LysR family transcriptional regulator — its product is MQIDFLGMQAFLAIVEQGGFQQAAAHLCLSQTAVSHRIRKLEASLGVTLLARTTRDVTLTDAGRALLPRVRSAMREFELSYDALRQHSKTAPQWLAFGCLPTLAAHRIAPALARFRELHPAIAVRVFDNSIQEIAELTHAETTLFGISVATANPYNLAVDPFADEPFVLVCRPDHPLAKRRAVRWDQLKGETLIRISLPAGNSTAIDDALGQRRLPLRWAYESQHTAVALSFVREGLGLTVVPALSVGAGDGLVARPLLQPSIARRLAVLTRRGAVLSGPAQVLRDLLVAALCAGLPPQDDEPDE
- a CDS encoding Bug family tripartite tricarboxylate transporter substrate binding protein, whose amino-acid sequence is MIRSIAQASASAIAQGIATIVRRAAYGVAVSAGLLAVAAPVAHARYPSQPIRIIVPFGPGGLADISMRLVAQKMGERYGEKMIVENRPGAGGIVAGSATLNAARDGYTFIAFSNGTAISKSLFKLPYDPVTDFTPVSTVAYFDLILVTKANGSLHSVADVLAEARKRPIVLGTINPGSTQNLSAELFKSTSGLNASIIPFKTTSDVVAALIRGDVDVAFESYAAVKGIVDAGQIVPIAATGTKRSDWLPKVPTVRESGLDYDVTGWNAIFAAKGVPDEAVQLINSQLNEVLRMPEVKQRFLDLGTEAKGSTPAEIGAILRGDVDKWGKVIQQAGIQRQ
- a CDS encoding amidohydrolase family protein encodes the protein MSSIAYPQEGLLVDTHVHVFKQDMPLIPNPRHSPSYSFTVEQLTDVMDRHGVRYAVIAAASPWGDYNDYVIDSVRGNPRLRGTIIAEPSIERAVLDQMDRDGIVGVRLPFISMPQLPDLDSWDYRKFLRRLVDLDWHVHVHIDGPRLPLVLPFLQRSGVKIVIDHIGRPDPVKGIESEGFRAMVESVELGRTWVKLSGAYRLGDYALGCARELCRRVGYEKMLWASDCPFVGGEKDTDYRRAIDWLKQAIPDDDARRRVYGPNALELYFS
- a CDS encoding FAD-dependent monooxygenase, producing the protein MNHPILIAGAGPVGLTLAMSLKRRGVDVRIVDKSSARSDKSKALVMWPRTLELMAIQGCTAAFIGAGMRCRGARIFADGDMLAHVRFDIARSTYDYALMIPQSETERVLEEQLAGLGLQVERRVELVAFQEQADGVIATLRHPDGRQETVEAAYLCGCDGAHSTVRHALDAPFEGNTMPSDWILADTYIDGEVAQDELTICWVPQGVLVLFPMGGKRFRVIADIGTSSAQAPAAPTLAGMQEVLDQRGPKGLRAYDPYWLSGFRINERKVKEYRHGRVFLSGDAAHVHSPAGGQGMNTGMQDAFNLAWKLAMVWHGHAAPSLLDSYSPERSAVGDQVLRNAGNMTRIALLRNPVLRELRNLAAGTLSRIPALRQRMVDQLTEVDLHYREGSPLTQSPRGAAERPAPGDRAPDIALRAGDADARGLYDLLGTGRFVVLSVDAPAVDLPQGARSIAVAAIAAADPAWQAGHVYLVRPDAYVALSVRAGDDATIIAALERLETDG
- a CDS encoding cupin domain-containing protein; the protein is MTHPVLNIADAQYIDLADLSRQYGSEIPADRYGGRMAPIGRALGASKLGYNVTEIAPGKRAFPFHCHRANEEMFFVIEGSGELRYGASRQPLRAGDVIACPASGPEGAHQILNTGDLPLRILAVSTAVAPELCHYPDTGKFGVLDMADGFAFMGKASDSLDYWEGE
- a CDS encoding DUF1993 domain-containing protein produces the protein MPLSMYQASIPVFVRALNVLNGLLDKAEAHASQNGLALSTLVEARLAPDMYPLSGQIQRASDASKFAVKRLSGLDAPSFEDVETTFPELRKRIADTIAWLESVPASALEGSENRTVQLSFGDFKPSFQGDAYLLSFALPNFYFHITTAYDILRHCGVPIGKLDFLGPYSA
- a CDS encoding HAD family hydrolase; its protein translation is MRDAPLFLFDVDNTLFDNDRMNRDLDERLRDVLGQHAVQQYRQVYERRRDEAGYADYLGSLQALRIPGVNDAQLVQVSTFLMEYPFPRGVFPGALDVLARARNAVIFSDGDVVFQPHKIRAAGLWDAVDGRVMIHVHKEKMLEQVASAHPASRYVMVDDKLRLLAAIKQAWGDKVTTVFVRQGHYAADAQANAGYPPADMTLDHIGQLADADIPGRA
- a CDS encoding 2-deoxy-5-keto-D-gluconate 6-phosphate aldolase domain-containing protein, translating into MQPGYDQALYLLPFDHRNSYVKSMFNLKPPLTAAQQAQVEDSKKLIYEGFLQAAGGGLAKEKAGVLVDEEFGAAILRDARQRGYVTAMSVERSGSDEFHFEYGDDYADHIEEFDPAFAKVLVRYNPQDDDAMNQRQAGRLRALSEYCRGAGRRLMFELLVPATEAQMASVNGDKEAYDLRLRPTLMIEAMRALQEAGVEPDVWKIEGLDRREDCERVVRQARRGGRDRVSCIVLGRGADDDKVRAWLETAAPVPGFIGFAVGRTSFFSAVADYVSGKSSREDAARRIATQYAAWVDIFERARDARPAA
- a CDS encoding YbhB/YbcL family Raf kinase inhibitor-like protein — encoded protein: MAGAAAGALCLSWALSAAAAPPGAARPFELVAKGLHDNASLSRANAASAKDATGAMCGGENISPELSFNNPPAGTKSYAVTIYDPDGAMGLGIVHWVVYGIPASTKVLPRGVGAKGPEGSTPGTNRTDGPGYYGPCPPMGDKPHHYIFQAYALDLEPGALKAGLKRDQLIEEMRGHVLASASVMLRYARPAKPVGNK
- a CDS encoding FUSC family protein, producing MTIASMLGRLRDLDPDGHGRIKGLRLVAAYGIAAILGGLHALTTLQLPPAVLAIMAGAYALWASVSEARTAPAASCRDLVVLCATAGLGALLYIGLAPLFRLAMPAGAEFALVVGAFFVGFLKRYGVLGSGMGSQLYIGEILAYNFNLVAADIASVAVAVLIAIPSAIIPRLLAGKLEYTGTVGALSPTDIPERWPLPPEAIMGIQAAIAAIVAIAINLVFGLAESVWAVTAATYVVASTASGTADRVRRRIVGTMIGVPLGLLCLPLAIHAPVLLWAAGALAMVLYGMALPTRYDVACGAFAFTLVVTLAASGQHSIELLAARTWQTLLGGGLGLAAALWILPLRERRRVAS
- a CDS encoding LysR substrate-binding domain-containing protein: MNLRQIEAFHALMTNQTASRAAEVLRISQPAVSKAIQELERKVGFALFERVKSRLVPTAEAHLLHREVERCFTGMDQLRHAAARIRDFGAGELKLASLASLANTLVPLALRDFHNRHPGVAITFQSRMSSEVRDLVASGQFDLGLAADEIDLTGVDYREYAKYRAHIALYPGHPLEKRDRIAPRDLHGLPFVALAPQDTTRRMADQILREHESEPQVILETPFSATVCAMVLAGLGCGLVNPLTAHPYVNLGLVLKPFTPTVYFRSLLLYPTDRRPSRIVRDCIAALDAVANGKALGYRGGTAVRGD